Proteins encoded within one genomic window of Xylophilus sp. GOD-11R:
- a CDS encoding LysR substrate-binding domain-containing protein: MSGTIQPGDLPFFSVLAGAGSLSAAARELGITTPAVSKHLAAMEARAGVSLVSRTTRRMSLTPEGEVYLEHARRILGEIDEMEELLGVAKAQPTGLLRVNATLGFGRSHVAPLISTFVATYPEVDVQLQLSVSPPPLTDDSFDICIRFGAPPDTRVVARKLADNRRLLCASPAYLRKYGVPKVPGDLGRHKCIGIRQGEEAYGLWRLTAAKGRQPETQAVKTRGNLTTNDGEIAVKWALEGHGILMRAEWDVQRYLASGRLVEVLPQYKTPDADIYAVYPPRHQSAARVRKFVDFIAASFGRQADASAGGKARR; the protein is encoded by the coding sequence ATGAGCGGCACCATCCAACCGGGCGACCTGCCCTTCTTCTCGGTGCTGGCGGGCGCCGGCAGCCTGAGCGCGGCGGCGCGCGAACTCGGCATCACCACGCCGGCGGTCAGCAAGCACCTGGCGGCCATGGAAGCCCGCGCCGGCGTGTCGCTGGTCAGCCGCACCACCCGCCGCATGAGCCTCACGCCCGAGGGCGAGGTCTACCTGGAGCACGCCCGCCGCATCCTCGGCGAGATCGACGAGATGGAAGAGCTGCTCGGCGTGGCCAAGGCGCAGCCGACCGGCCTGCTGCGGGTCAACGCCACGCTGGGTTTCGGCCGCAGCCACGTGGCGCCGCTCATCTCGACCTTCGTCGCCACCTATCCGGAGGTGGACGTGCAGCTGCAGCTGTCGGTCAGCCCGCCGCCGCTCACCGACGACAGCTTCGACATCTGCATCCGCTTCGGCGCACCGCCGGACACCCGGGTCGTCGCGCGCAAGCTGGCCGACAACCGGCGGCTGCTCTGCGCCTCGCCGGCCTATTTGCGCAAGTACGGCGTGCCCAAGGTGCCCGGTGACCTGGGCCGGCACAAGTGCATCGGCATCCGCCAGGGCGAGGAGGCCTACGGGCTTTGGCGGCTCACCGCCGCCAAGGGACGCCAGCCCGAGACCCAGGCGGTGAAGACGCGCGGCAACCTCACCACCAACGACGGCGAGATCGCGGTGAAGTGGGCGCTCGAAGGCCACGGCATCCTGATGCGCGCCGAATGGGACGTGCAGCGCTATCTCGCCAGCGGCCGGCTGGTGGAAGTGCTGCCGCAGTACAAGACACCCGACGCCGACATCTACGCGGTGTACCCGCCGCGCCACCAGTCGGCCGCGCGGGTGCGCAAGTTCGTCGACTTCATCGCCGCGTCCTTCGGCAGGCAGGCCGACGCCTCCGCCGGCGGCAAGGCCAGGCGCTAA
- a CDS encoding tripartite tricarboxylate transporter substrate binding protein, which translates to MKPINKRRAIALGALALGAFSVGLPTLAQAQGYPTKPVTLVVPFPPGGSSDVLARALTDKLSQSLGQPVVVESRPGAGATLGAAYVATAKADGYVLLMGAVHHAIATSVYKKLPYDFDKSFAPVTTVALVPNVLVVSAKSPVTDVKGLVAQAKAAGEKEKLSFGSNGNGTLQHLIGTQFASATGIELLHVPYKGSAPLTTDLLGGQVAMSFDTITPVVPFIKGGKLRALAVTTGKRSSTLPEVPTLEEAGLKGFDLGTWFGILAPAGTPKDVVAKLNAEMVKIIHSPDFKKRMEDIGAEPIGDTPEQMAAQIKADTARYARLVKDANVVID; encoded by the coding sequence ATGAAACCGATCAACAAGCGCCGGGCGATCGCCCTGGGCGCCCTGGCCCTGGGCGCGTTCTCGGTCGGCCTGCCGACGCTGGCGCAGGCGCAGGGCTACCCGACCAAGCCGGTCACGCTGGTGGTGCCTTTCCCGCCTGGCGGCAGCTCCGACGTGCTGGCCCGGGCCCTGACCGACAAGCTCTCGCAGTCGCTCGGCCAACCCGTCGTGGTGGAAAGCCGGCCCGGCGCCGGCGCCACCCTGGGCGCGGCCTATGTGGCCACGGCCAAGGCCGACGGCTACGTGCTGCTGATGGGTGCGGTGCACCACGCCATCGCCACCAGCGTCTACAAGAAGCTGCCCTACGACTTCGACAAGAGCTTCGCCCCCGTCACCACGGTGGCGCTGGTGCCCAACGTGCTGGTGGTCAGCGCCAAGTCGCCGGTGACCGACGTGAAGGGCCTGGTCGCCCAGGCCAAGGCGGCTGGCGAGAAGGAGAAGCTCTCCTTCGGCTCCAACGGCAACGGCACGCTGCAACACCTGATCGGCACGCAGTTCGCGTCGGCCACCGGCATCGAGCTGCTGCACGTGCCCTACAAGGGCAGCGCGCCGCTCACCACCGACCTGCTCGGCGGCCAGGTCGCCATGTCCTTCGACACCATCACGCCGGTCGTGCCCTTCATCAAGGGCGGCAAGCTGCGGGCGCTGGCGGTGACCACCGGCAAGCGTTCCAGCACCCTGCCCGAGGTGCCCACCCTGGAAGAAGCCGGCCTGAAGGGCTTCGACCTCGGCACCTGGTTCGGCATCCTGGCGCCGGCCGGCACACCGAAGGACGTGGTGGCCAAACTGAACGCGGAGATGGTGAAGATCATCCATTCGCCGGACTTCAAGAAGCGCATGGAAGACATCGGCGCCGAGCCGATCGGCGACACACCCGAGCAGATGGCCGCGCAGATCAAGGCCGACACCGCCCGCTACGCCCGGCTGGTGAAGGACGCCAACGTCGTCATCGACTGA
- the pyk gene encoding pyruvate kinase: MRRDKHAKIVATLGPASDDRATIRALFDAGADVFRLNFSHGRHEDHRRRLEIVRGIEAEVGRPIGVLLDLQGPKLRIGSFADGAVALVEGQPFKLDLDATAPGSIDRVALPHPEIFAALETGTELLLDDGRLRLRVERFGGDFAETVVLVGGTLSDRKGVNVPGVVLPLSALTDKDRADLAFGLSLGVDWVALSFVQRPEDIVEVRALVGERAAIVAKLEKPAAIASLDAIVAEADAVMVARGDLGVEMQAAQVPSIQKRIVGACRRAGKPVIVATQMLESMVSAPVPTRAEASDVATAIYEGADAVMLSAESASGRWPVQAVRMMSSIVAQTEADPHYRAAIDASRGEPRALAADAVGLAMRHVTGLLQAVATVAYTSSGYSALRMARERPAAPILGMTPRLQTARRLALVWGVHAVLCHEVESVAEMSELACRTTRTEGFGLAGQTVVISAGMPFGASGTTNLLRIAQVA; encoded by the coding sequence ATGAGGCGCGACAAGCACGCCAAGATCGTGGCCACGCTCGGCCCCGCCAGCGACGACCGCGCCACCATCCGCGCGCTGTTCGACGCCGGGGCCGACGTGTTCCGGCTCAATTTCTCGCACGGTCGCCACGAGGACCACCGGCGCCGGCTGGAGATCGTGCGCGGGATCGAGGCCGAGGTCGGCCGGCCGATCGGCGTGCTGCTCGATCTGCAGGGCCCCAAGCTGCGCATCGGCAGCTTCGCCGACGGCGCGGTCGCGCTCGTCGAGGGGCAGCCCTTTAAGCTCGACCTCGATGCGACGGCGCCGGGCTCGATCGACCGCGTCGCCTTGCCGCATCCGGAGATCTTCGCGGCGCTGGAAACCGGCACCGAACTGCTGCTCGACGACGGCCGGCTGCGCCTGCGGGTGGAGCGCTTCGGCGGCGATTTCGCCGAGACCGTGGTGCTGGTCGGCGGCACGCTGTCGGACCGCAAGGGCGTCAACGTGCCGGGCGTGGTGCTGCCGCTGTCGGCCCTCACCGACAAGGACCGCGCCGACCTGGCCTTCGGCCTGTCGCTCGGGGTGGACTGGGTCGCCCTGTCCTTCGTGCAGCGGCCCGAAGACATCGTGGAAGTGCGCGCACTCGTGGGCGAGCGCGCGGCCATCGTGGCCAAGCTGGAGAAGCCGGCGGCCATCGCCTCGCTGGACGCCATCGTGGCCGAGGCCGACGCGGTGATGGTGGCGCGTGGCGACCTGGGCGTGGAGATGCAGGCCGCGCAGGTACCGTCCATCCAGAAACGCATCGTGGGCGCCTGCCGCCGCGCGGGCAAGCCGGTGATCGTGGCCACGCAGATGCTGGAGTCGATGGTGAGCGCGCCGGTGCCCACGCGGGCCGAGGCCTCGGACGTGGCCACCGCCATCTACGAGGGAGCCGACGCGGTGATGCTGTCGGCCGAATCGGCCAGCGGACGCTGGCCGGTGCAGGCGGTGCGCATGATGAGCAGCATCGTCGCGCAGACCGAGGCCGATCCGCACTACCGCGCGGCCATCGACGCCTCGCGCGGCGAACCGCGGGCGCTGGCCGCCGATGCCGTGGGCCTGGCCATGCGCCACGTCACCGGGCTGCTGCAGGCGGTGGCCACCGTGGCCTATACGAGCTCGGGCTATTCGGCGCTGCGCATGGCGCGCGAGCGGCCCGCCGCGCCCATCCTGGGCATGACGCCGAGGCTGCAGACCGCACGCCGCCTGGCGCTGGTGTGGGGCGTGCACGCGGTGCTGTGCCACGAGGTGGAGAGCGTGGCCGAGATGAGCGAGCTGGCCTGCCGCACCACGCGCACCGAAGGTTTCGGGCTCGCGGGGCAGACGGTGGTCATCTCCGCCGGCATGCCCTTCGGCGCCTCGGGCACCACCAACCTGCTGCGGATCGCGCAGGTGGCCTGA
- a CDS encoding tartrate dehydrogenase: MKTYKIATIPGDGIGKEVVPAGREVLEALAAGSSRFAFDFEDFAWGGDWFREHGEMMPADGLDALRDKDAILFGSAGDPHIPDHITLWGLRLKICQGFDQYANVRPTRILPGIDAPLKRCGPGDLNWVIVRENSEGEYAGVGGRVHQGHPIEAATDVSMMTRSGVERIMRFAFKLAQSRPRKLLTVITKSNAQRHAMVMWDEIAVQISREFPDVKWDKELVDAATARMVNRPATLDTIVATNLHADILSDLAAALAGSLGIAPTGNIDPERRYPSMFEPIHGSAFDIMGKGLANPVGTFWSVVMLLEHLGEHEAAAQVMAAVEAVTADRSLHTGDLGGKATTAQVTRAVCDIVSAGARRKAA; this comes from the coding sequence ATGAAGACATACAAGATCGCCACCATTCCCGGTGACGGCATCGGCAAGGAAGTGGTGCCTGCGGGCCGTGAGGTGCTCGAGGCGCTGGCCGCCGGCAGCAGCCGTTTTGCATTCGACTTCGAGGACTTCGCCTGGGGTGGCGACTGGTTCCGCGAGCACGGCGAAATGATGCCGGCCGACGGGCTGGACGCGCTGCGCGACAAGGACGCGATCCTCTTCGGCTCGGCCGGCGACCCGCACATTCCCGACCACATCACCCTCTGGGGCCTTCGCCTGAAGATCTGCCAGGGCTTCGACCAGTACGCCAACGTGCGGCCCACGCGCATCCTGCCGGGCATCGACGCGCCGCTCAAGCGCTGCGGGCCGGGCGATCTCAACTGGGTGATCGTGCGCGAGAACTCCGAGGGCGAATACGCCGGCGTCGGCGGCCGGGTGCACCAGGGCCATCCGATCGAAGCGGCGACCGACGTGTCGATGATGACCCGCTCGGGCGTCGAACGCATCATGCGCTTCGCCTTCAAGCTCGCCCAGTCCCGGCCGCGCAAGCTGCTCACCGTCATCACCAAGAGCAACGCGCAACGCCACGCCATGGTGATGTGGGACGAGATCGCGGTGCAGATCTCCAGGGAGTTCCCCGACGTGAAGTGGGACAAGGAACTGGTCGACGCGGCCACCGCGCGCATGGTCAACCGCCCGGCCACGCTCGACACCATCGTCGCCACCAATCTGCACGCCGACATCCTGAGCGACTTGGCCGCGGCGCTGGCCGGCAGCCTGGGCATCGCGCCCACCGGCAATATCGATCCCGAGCGCCGCTACCCCAGCATGTTCGAGCCGATCCACGGCTCGGCCTTCGACATCATGGGCAAGGGCCTGGCCAACCCGGTGGGCACCTTCTGGTCGGTGGTGATGCTGCTCGAACACCTCGGCGAACACGAGGCCGCCGCGCAGGTGATGGCCGCGGTCGAAGCGGTGACGGCCGACCGCTCGCTGCACACCGGCGACCTCGGCGGCAAGGCCACCACCGCGCAGGTCACCCGTGCGGTGTGCGACATCGTGTCGGCCGGCGCACGTCGCAAGGCCGCCTGA
- the mrtJ gene encoding JDVT-CTERM system glutamic-type intramembrane protease MrtJ: MAGRAGRVLPLVLLGGPLGAWALQAGERAGLLRLGADGAWPAVFMLLMAAPVVEEYVFRELLQGWLASVFRRGDLACDRLLSPANAVTSLVFCACHAIHQPLLFALAIVLPSLVFGRVREVFGEVWPCMVAHAWFNACFLFVLVA; encoded by the coding sequence ATGGCGGGCCGGGCCGGACGGGTGCTACCGCTGGTCCTGCTGGGCGGGCCGCTCGGGGCCTGGGCCTTGCAGGCGGGCGAGCGCGCCGGGCTTTTGCGTCTGGGCGCCGATGGCGCGTGGCCGGCGGTCTTCATGCTGTTGATGGCAGCGCCGGTGGTGGAGGAATATGTCTTTCGCGAGCTTCTCCAGGGCTGGCTGGCGAGCGTGTTCCGACGCGGTGACCTGGCCTGCGATCGGCTGCTGTCACCGGCCAACGCGGTCACCAGCCTGGTCTTCTGTGCCTGCCATGCGATCCACCAGCCCTTGCTGTTCGCGCTGGCCATCGTGCTGCCTTCGCTGGTGTTCGGGCGCGTGCGGGAGGTCTTCGGTGAAGTCTGGCCCTGCATGGTGGCGCACGCGTGGTTCAACGCCTGTTTTCTGTTCGTCCTCGTTGCCTGA
- a CDS encoding MBL fold metallo-hydrolase: MRFQPGFVRGVIAVAAVSFAAIVSAQTQTAVHLDAANRNVGSDTFLRDNARAFYCNLPEDNNAIVIAARATNSVRVPLTQIFDDVWIVGSRYVAQYLIKTADGFVMVDAGNNAAEVQTYDYPALQSLGLSPTYPLKEVFLTHGHGDHDGGAQWLLDNLGARSWLGSADAAGKTYAPRQIDSTNLAPQEISIGGKAFTVLATPGHTPGSTSAVLSVTDNGQPVRVLINGGQSMTSSVPQVAQYLDSIERTYTLARDLNVQGVMTPHIYWDGTVKKVDEIIAQGRGKPSQFVFGNEGVLRQLAVARECSAAWLTRLDSSRTLPSWRIHQVELVGTPTPNAVSARLSNGWNDVAGKQIKFSIEGKDAACFAQTDATGLARCEGANLPSGRLQLQFEGATSTQFVDLPATARTDVAFADSGGGCTVGNGRFDPLFIGLTALAAIGVVRRRRQRKV, from the coding sequence ATGCGATTCCAACCAGGGTTCGTGCGCGGCGTCATCGCCGTCGCGGCCGTGTCGTTCGCCGCCATCGTGTCGGCGCAAACGCAGACCGCCGTCCATCTGGACGCGGCCAACCGCAACGTCGGCAGCGATACCTTCCTGCGTGACAACGCGCGGGCCTTCTATTGCAACCTGCCCGAAGACAACAACGCCATCGTCATCGCCGCGCGTGCCACCAACAGCGTCCGCGTGCCGCTGACGCAGATCTTCGACGACGTGTGGATCGTCGGCTCGCGCTACGTGGCGCAGTACCTGATCAAGACGGCCGACGGCTTCGTCATGGTGGACGCCGGCAACAACGCCGCCGAAGTGCAGACCTACGACTATCCGGCCCTGCAGTCGCTCGGCCTGAGCCCGACCTATCCGCTCAAGGAGGTCTTTCTCACCCACGGCCATGGCGACCACGACGGCGGCGCGCAATGGCTGCTCGACAACCTCGGCGCGCGCTCCTGGCTGGGCTCGGCCGACGCCGCCGGCAAGACCTATGCGCCCCGGCAGATCGACTCCACCAACCTGGCGCCGCAGGAGATCTCGATAGGCGGCAAGGCCTTCACCGTGCTCGCCACGCCGGGGCACACGCCGGGCTCGACCTCGGCGGTGCTCAGCGTCACCGACAACGGCCAGCCGGTGCGGGTGCTGATCAACGGCGGCCAGTCGATGACCAGCTCGGTCCCGCAGGTGGCGCAGTACCTCGACTCGATCGAGCGCACCTACACCCTGGCGCGCGACCTGAACGTGCAGGGCGTGATGACGCCGCACATCTACTGGGACGGCACGGTGAAGAAGGTCGACGAGATCATCGCGCAGGGGCGCGGCAAGCCGAGCCAGTTCGTCTTCGGCAACGAGGGCGTGTTGCGCCAGCTGGCCGTGGCGCGCGAATGCTCCGCCGCCTGGCTGACCCGGCTCGACAGCAGCCGCACGCTGCCGAGCTGGCGCATCCATCAGGTCGAGCTGGTGGGCACGCCGACGCCCAACGCGGTGTCGGCCCGGCTGAGCAACGGCTGGAACGACGTGGCCGGCAAGCAGATCAAGTTCTCGATCGAAGGCAAGGACGCCGCCTGCTTCGCGCAGACCGACGCCACGGGGCTCGCCCGGTGCGAAGGCGCGAACCTGCCCAGCGGCCGGCTGCAGCTGCAGTTCGAGGGCGCGACGAGCACCCAGTTCGTCGACCTGCCGGCGACCGCGCGGACCGACGTGGCGTTTGCCGACAGCGGCGGCGGCTGCACCGTGGGTAACGGGCGCTTCGACCCGCTGTTCATCGGTTTGACCGCGCTGGCCGCCATCGGCGTGGTGCGGCGTCGCCGACAGCGCAAGGTTTGA